TCGTCGAGGAGAAGACGGGCGGCGAGATCGTCGTCCAGCTCTTCCCCAACGCCACCCTCGGCGACGAGAGGAACCTCCTCGAGGGGCTCAAGATGGGCGTCATCGATTCGGCCATCATCACCGGCGGCCCCATCATCAACTTCATGCCCCAGTTCGGCGTCTTCGACCTGCCCTTCCTCTTCTCCTCGCCCGAACATGCCTACAAGGTCCTCGACGGCGAGATCGGCCGGAAGATGCTGGCCGACATGGAGAAGAACGGCTGGAAGGGGCTGGCCTACGGCGAGCGGGGCTTCCGCAACCTGACCAACAGCAAGCGTCCCGTCGTGACGCCCGAGGACATGAAGGGCCTCAAGATCCGCCTCATGCAGAATCCCGTCTTCGTCGATTCCTTCAAGGCCCTGGGCGCCAACGCCGTCCCCATGGCCTGGACGGAGGCCCTGACGGCGCTTCAGCAGGGCGCCATCGACGGCCAGGAGAACCCCCTCAACGTCATCGTCGCCTTCAACCTCAACGAATCTCAGAAGTACCTCTCCATGACCCGCCACGCCTATTCGCCCAACGTCATCCTCTTCAGCCTCGTCCAGTGGAAGAAGTTCTCTCCCGAGCAGCAGGCCATCATGGAGGAGGCCGCCCAGGCCGCGGCGAAGTACAACCGCGAGCTGGACAACGCCAACGAGGCCCAGTGGCTCCAGGAGCTGAAGGACAAGGGGATGGAGGTCGTCGAGACGCCCGACCTGGCCGCCTTCCGCGCCGCCGTTCAGCCCATCTACGAGAAGTATCAGGACAAGTTCGGCAAGGACCTCATCGAGGCCATCCAGAACGTCCAGTAGGCTTCGACGATGACAACGGACAGGGCCCGAGGCGGGGAGCGTCGCTCCCCGTTTCTCCGCCTCAGCGACGGGCTCAACGGAATCAGCGAGCGCCTTCTTTTCCTCCTCATGGCGGCCATGATTCTCCTCACCATCCTCCAGATCGTCTTCCGCCTTCTGGGTGACGCCCTCATCTGGTCCGAGGAGGTCATCTGCTTCGCCCTCGTGGCGGCGACGATGGTCGGCGCCTCGGTGGCCTTCAAGCGGGGCAGCCACATCGCCGTCACCTCTCTCATCGACCGGCTGAGCCCGGAAAGACGCAAGATCATGGCCTGCCTCGTCCACGGCGTGGGAATGGCCTTTTTCGTCGTCGTCGCCTGGTACGGCGTCGTCCTCATGAGGGGCGAGGCCTTCCAGACGACGCCCGCCCTGGGGATTCCCATGAGCTGGATCTACCTGCTCTACCCCCTGACGGGAGCGGTGACCCTCGTCCACCTCGTCTCGGCCCTCGTCGAGACGCTGAGGAGCTGAAACCATGGGACTTCTGCTGACCGGCTCCTTTCTCCTGTTCATGATTCTCGGCGTTCCCATAGGCCTGGCCATCGGCGCCTCGTCGCTCCTCGTTCTCGTCGTCAGCGGCCTCCCCCTGGAGATGGTCCCCCAGACGATGTTCGCCGGGACGAGCTCCTTCGCCCTCGTGGCCGTCCCCTTCTTCATCCTCGCCGGCGACATCCTCTCCCGGGGCGGCATATCGGAACGGATCGTGGCCTTCGCCGAGGCCTCGCTGGGCCGCATCCGGGGGGGGCTTTCCATCGTCTCCACCGTGGCCTCCATGTTCATCGCCGCCATATCCGGGTCAGGGGCGGCGACGACGGCCGCCGTCGGTACGGCCCTCCTCCCTCAGCTCAAGGAGAAGGGCTACGACGTCGATTTCTCGGCGGCCCTCATCGCCGCCGCCGGGACCATCGGCGTCGTCATTCCCCCCAGCGTCCCCATGGTGCTTTACGCCGTCATCTCGGGCATCTCGGTGGCCAAGCTCTTCCTGGCCGGATTCATCCCCGGCGCCCTCATGGGACTGGGACTCATCGTCTACGCCCTCTACGTGGCCCGCAGGCGCGGCTACCCGGCCAGCCCGCCCGTCTGTCGGGCCGAGAAATGGCGCCGCTTCCGCCAGGCCCTCTGGGGGCTGATGACGCCCCTCATCATCCTTGGCGGCATCTTCACGGGCTTCTTCACCCCCTCCGAGGCGGCGGCCGTGGCCGTCGTCTACTCCCTGGCGGTGGCCTTCTGCATCTACCGCACCCTGGACCTGAAGGGGATCTACAGCCTCGTCGTCAACGCCGGCGTCACGTCGGCCCTGATCATGTTCATCATCGCCACGGCCAAGCTCTTCGGCTGGGGGCTGGCCTTCTACCAGATCCCCGAGACGGTGGCCCGCACCGTCCTCGCCCTGGCCGGCAATCAGTCGGTGCTGATCTACCTCGTCATCGCCGTCATCATCCTCGTGGCGGGCATGTTCATGGAAACGGCCTCGGCCCTGATCATCCTGACGCCCCTCTTCCTGCCCACGATCCAGCAGCTCGGCGGCGACCTGATCCACTTCGGCCTCATCATCACCGTGGGGCTCGCCATCGGCATGGCCACGCCGCCCGTGGCCATCGACATCTACGTGGCCAGCGCCATCACGGGCCTCACCGTCGAGGAGATCAGCCGCCCCATCGTTCCCATGGTGGCCATCCTCATCGCCGTCCTGCTGCTGATCACCTACGTGCCTCAGCTCGTCCTCTTCCTGCCGGGACTCTTCTGATCCCGCCCCACTCGAAAATCAATGAAGGAGTGATCCTTATGAAAAGCAGTCTGGCCAAAGAGGGACTCGCCAGGGCCCCCCACCGCTCCCTCCTCAAGGCCTCGGGCTTCACCGACTGGGAGATCGCCCGCCCCTGGATCGGCGTCGTCAACGCCTACAACTCCATCATCCCCGGCCACACCCATCTGAACCGCCTCGCCGAGGGGATCAAGAATTCCGTCTACGGCCACGGAGGCCTGCCCCTGGAATTCCCCACCATCGGCATCTGCGACGGCATCGCCATGAACCACGAGGGGATGAAGTTCTCCCTCCCCAGCCGCGAGCTGATCCGCGACTCCGTCGAGGTCATGGCCCGAGCCCACGCCCTCGACGCCCTGGTGCTGCTCACCAACTGCGACAAGATCATCCCCGCCATGGCCATGGCCGCCGCCGAGCTGAACATCCCCGCCATCGTCATCAGCGGAGGGCCCATGCTGGCCGGCCGCCACAAGGGCAAGGACATCGACCTGAGCAACATCTTCGAGGCCGTCGGGAAGAGGACGGCGGGACTCATCGACGACGCCGAGGTCGAGGCCGTCGAGAACGCCTGCTGTCCCACCTGCGGCTCCTGCGCCGGCATGTTCACGGCCAACACGATGAACTGCATGATGGAGGCCCTGGGCCTGGCCCTTCCCGGCAACGGCACCATTCCCGCCGTCCTCTCGGCCCGGGACCGTCTGGCCAAGGAGGCGGGACGGTACGTCATGATGCTCCTCGAAAAGGGCATCAGGCCCCGCCAGATCCTGACCAAGCGGGCCTTCCTCAACGCCGCCGCCGTCGACATGGCCCTGGGCGGATCGACGAACACCATGCTCCACCTCCCCGCCGTGGCCCACTCCGCCGGAGTGGAGCTGACCCTGGCCGAGCTCGATGCCATCAGCGCCAGGACGCCCCACCTGTGCAGCATGAGCCCCGGCGGCAGCCACCACATCCAGGACCTCT
The DNA window shown above is from Aminithiophilus ramosus and carries:
- a CDS encoding TRAP transporter large permease, yielding MGLLLTGSFLLFMILGVPIGLAIGASSLLVLVVSGLPLEMVPQTMFAGTSSFALVAVPFFILAGDILSRGGISERIVAFAEASLGRIRGGLSIVSTVASMFIAAISGSGAATTAAVGTALLPQLKEKGYDVDFSAALIAAAGTIGVVIPPSVPMVLYAVISGISVAKLFLAGFIPGALMGLGLIVYALYVARRRGYPASPPVCRAEKWRRFRQALWGLMTPLIILGGIFTGFFTPSEAAAVAVVYSLAVAFCIYRTLDLKGIYSLVVNAGVTSALIMFIIATAKLFGWGLAFYQIPETVARTVLALAGNQSVLIYLVIAVIILVAGMFMETASALIILTPLFLPTIQQLGGDLIHFGLIITVGLAIGMATPPVAIDIYVASAITGLTVEEISRPIVPMVAILIAVLLLITYVPQLVLFLPGLF
- the ilvD gene encoding dihydroxy-acid dehydratase, translated to MKSSLAKEGLARAPHRSLLKASGFTDWEIARPWIGVVNAYNSIIPGHTHLNRLAEGIKNSVYGHGGLPLEFPTIGICDGIAMNHEGMKFSLPSRELIRDSVEVMARAHALDALVLLTNCDKIIPAMAMAAAELNIPAIVISGGPMLAGRHKGKDIDLSNIFEAVGKRTAGLIDDAEVEAVENACCPTCGSCAGMFTANTMNCMMEALGLALPGNGTIPAVLSARDRLAKEAGRYVMMLLEKGIRPRQILTKRAFLNAAAVDMALGGSTNTMLHLPAVAHSAGVELTLAELDAISARTPHLCSMSPGGSHHIQDLYGAGGVQAVMARLLEKGLIDGGTLTVTGRTVAENLEGVTVTDETVIRPLDDPYHAQGGIAVLRGNLALDGSVVKQSAVAPEMMVHSGPARVFDGEEAATEAIMAEKIRSGDVVVIRYEGPKGGPGMREMLTPTATLAGMGLDRSVALITDGRFSGASRGASIGHVSPEAATGGLIALVEEGDTIEIDIPARRLHLAVSDEELQRRRQAWQPRLPETKSSFLDRYRAFVTSGAQGAVFDR
- a CDS encoding TRAP transporter substrate-binding protein, with protein sequence MKRIAAVALTLAALLATTAGALAATEIKLAHVVNEKDAFHACALKFKEIVEEKTGGEIVVQLFPNATLGDERNLLEGLKMGVIDSAIITGGPIINFMPQFGVFDLPFLFSSPEHAYKVLDGEIGRKMLADMEKNGWKGLAYGERGFRNLTNSKRPVVTPEDMKGLKIRLMQNPVFVDSFKALGANAVPMAWTEALTALQQGAIDGQENPLNVIVAFNLNESQKYLSMTRHAYSPNVILFSLVQWKKFSPEQQAIMEEAAQAAAKYNRELDNANEAQWLQELKDKGMEVVETPDLAAFRAAVQPIYEKYQDKFGKDLIEAIQNVQ
- a CDS encoding TRAP transporter small permease, whose product is MTTDRARGGERRSPFLRLSDGLNGISERLLFLLMAAMILLTILQIVFRLLGDALIWSEEVICFALVAATMVGASVAFKRGSHIAVTSLIDRLSPERRKIMACLVHGVGMAFFVVVAWYGVVLMRGEAFQTTPALGIPMSWIYLLYPLTGAVTLVHLVSALVETLRS